One window from the genome of Pseudomonas sp. L5B5 encodes:
- a CDS encoding N(5)-hydroxyornithine transformylase PvdF, which produces MTKKNLVYVWSLRNAAADKAGQPVAYKDHERYMKSVLESLVEALNQTSLGEAYNLVGVVYDDDEQSPRDQKLVSDYGFAYQPGRQWLYPADLAVQGRLVNDLLLSVPSTYRRHPRGSAEHIAGKQDFERRLHDTLVELKADIVVLDGLLVILDELVRPGAPFARRIMNIHPGITRIESPYERRGAYATWNALHGARGEKIVDWTTRETVPTEPLYLTGASFHYVDNGIDSGEVFHDVLNTVISPEDTILELRWNNFNNSLFPALHEGLALLAKQLEPQPVTQPLVEV; this is translated from the coding sequence ATGACGAAGAAGAATCTGGTTTATGTCTGGTCCCTGCGAAACGCCGCGGCCGACAAGGCGGGGCAGCCGGTGGCCTACAAGGACCACGAGCGCTACATGAAATCGGTGCTGGAGTCTCTGGTGGAGGCGTTGAACCAGACGTCCCTGGGCGAGGCCTACAACCTGGTGGGCGTGGTCTACGACGATGACGAGCAATCGCCGCGGGACCAGAAACTGGTGAGCGACTACGGTTTTGCCTACCAGCCGGGGCGCCAGTGGCTGTATCCGGCAGATCTGGCTGTGCAGGGGCGATTGGTCAACGATCTGCTGCTGAGCGTGCCATCCACTTATCGCCGCCATCCGCGGGGCAGCGCCGAGCACATTGCCGGCAAGCAGGACTTCGAGCGTCGCCTGCACGACACCCTGGTGGAGCTCAAGGCCGATATCGTGGTGCTGGACGGTCTGCTGGTGATTCTCGATGAGCTGGTGCGTCCGGGTGCACCGTTCGCTCGGCGGATCATGAACATCCACCCGGGCATCACTCGCATCGAATCGCCTTATGAGCGCCGTGGCGCCTACGCCACCTGGAACGCCCTGCATGGCGCCCGGGGAGAGAAAATCGTGGACTGGACGACCCGGGAGACCGTGCCGACCGAGCCCCTGTATCTCACCGGGGCGTCGTTCCACTATGTGGACAACGGCATCGATTCCGGCGAGGTGTTCCACGATGTGCTCAACACCGTGATATCCCCCGAGGACACCATCCTTGAGCTGCGCTGGAACAACTTCAACAACAGCCTGTTCCCGGCTTTGCACGAAGGGTTGGCGCTGCTGGCCAAGCAGCTTGAACCGCAGCCGGTTACCCAACCCTTGGTCGAGGTCTGA
- a CDS encoding formylglycine-generating enzyme family protein, translating to MKPIAYSSLAALVGCLISLNAQAVEPPKPGSVFKDCKNCPEMVVLPAGNFVMGTPEDEVGREPDEGPQHTVTFKKAFAMSRFHVTAAELDAYIRESGAVIKDGDDRPGRLCKASKPSYTQGPRQPAVCVDYADVQAYTQWLSKKTGKHYRMISEAEREYAARAGSTGSFPFPFDEDGQYQITKHANTYGPKDGFSFTAPVGSYPANAFGMYDMHGNAYEWVADCWHPDYIGAPDDGSAWMEASEGVCLDAQIRGNDWGEAPVFSRSGNRNSRKREVRGDWLSFRVVRELEQPGTSHP from the coding sequence ATGAAACCCATCGCCTACTCCTCACTGGCTGCGCTGGTCGGTTGCCTGATCAGCCTGAATGCACAAGCGGTAGAACCACCCAAGCCCGGCAGCGTATTCAAGGATTGCAAGAACTGCCCGGAAATGGTGGTACTGCCCGCCGGGAACTTCGTCATGGGCACCCCTGAAGATGAAGTCGGCCGGGAACCCGATGAAGGTCCGCAACATACCGTGACCTTCAAGAAAGCCTTCGCCATGAGCCGTTTCCACGTGACCGCCGCCGAGCTGGACGCCTATATCCGCGAATCGGGGGCCGTGATCAAGGATGGTGACGACCGCCCCGGCCGCCTGTGCAAGGCCAGCAAGCCAAGCTACACACAAGGACCGCGCCAGCCCGCCGTATGCGTCGACTATGCCGATGTACAGGCCTACACCCAGTGGCTGTCGAAAAAGACCGGCAAACACTACCGAATGATCAGCGAAGCCGAACGCGAATACGCTGCACGAGCCGGCAGTACAGGCTCGTTCCCCTTCCCGTTCGATGAAGACGGCCAGTACCAGATCACCAAGCATGCCAATACCTACGGGCCCAAGGATGGCTTCAGCTTCACCGCCCCGGTGGGCAGCTATCCGGCCAACGCCTTCGGCATGTATGACATGCATGGCAACGCCTATGAGTGGGTCGCCGACTGTTGGCATCCAGACTATATCGGCGCCCCTGACGATGGCAGCGCCTGGATGGAAGCATCTGAAGGGGTCTGCCTGGATGCCCAGATCCGCGGCAATGACTGGGGCGAAGCACCGGTATTCTCGCGCTCGGGCAACCGCAACAGCCGTAAACGCGAAGTCCGCGGCGATTGGCTGAGTTTCCGGGTGGTGCGCGAACTTGAACAACCAGGGACCAGCCACCCGTGA
- a CDS encoding aminotransferase class V-fold PLP-dependent enzyme, which produces MTNRRTFLKQAGLLAAAMPLGNLALASAQAARPPATSTSTWSQLRQLFDLDPDYIHLSNFLITSHPRPVREAIEKYRAVLDRNPALAMDYDTEYTWQREAQVRDSVGRYLQIKPSQIALTGSTTEGLAMLYGGIQVSSGQEILTTVHEHYSARNALKYRTQREGTQVRTIELFKSAHLMSADEVLGNIDRSIRPNTRVLGMTWVQSGSGVKLPIGEIGKLVDHHNRNRDERDRILYCVDGVHGLGVEDITFADLNCDFFVAGTHKWMFGPRGTGIFCSRSEKLKHLTPMVATFSENKDFATTMTPGGYHSFEHRWAVDQAFELHLKLGKANIQSRIHQLNSYLKQRLQEHPGIELVTPLSPEHSAGFTFFRGKDLDTDATAAWLIKNRVLVDAVHRDAGPVVRMAPGLLNSTEDIDRAMDLLGKRLRSKSV; this is translated from the coding sequence GTGACCAATCGCCGGACCTTCCTCAAGCAAGCAGGCCTACTGGCCGCAGCCATGCCTCTGGGCAACCTCGCGCTAGCCTCCGCACAGGCGGCCCGTCCGCCGGCAACCAGCACTTCGACATGGAGCCAGCTGCGCCAGTTATTCGATCTTGACCCGGACTATATCCACCTCTCCAACTTCCTGATTACCTCGCACCCCAGGCCCGTACGCGAGGCCATCGAGAAATACCGCGCAGTGCTGGACCGCAACCCGGCCCTGGCAATGGACTACGACACTGAGTACACCTGGCAACGCGAGGCTCAGGTACGTGATAGCGTCGGACGCTATCTGCAGATCAAACCCTCCCAGATAGCCCTGACCGGCAGCACCACCGAAGGCCTGGCCATGCTCTACGGCGGCATACAGGTGAGCTCTGGACAGGAAATACTGACAACGGTGCATGAGCATTATTCGGCCCGCAATGCACTCAAGTACCGCACACAGCGCGAAGGCACCCAGGTACGCACCATTGAACTGTTCAAATCGGCTCACCTCATGTCCGCCGACGAAGTGCTGGGCAACATCGATCGCAGCATTCGCCCGAACACCCGCGTACTGGGAATGACCTGGGTACAGTCGGGCAGCGGGGTGAAGCTGCCAATCGGCGAGATCGGCAAGCTGGTGGACCATCACAACCGCAATAGAGACGAACGCGACCGGATTCTCTATTGCGTCGATGGCGTACATGGCCTGGGGGTAGAAGACATCACATTTGCCGATCTCAACTGCGACTTCTTCGTCGCCGGCACCCATAAATGGATGTTCGGCCCCCGCGGAACCGGGATCTTCTGTTCACGCTCGGAAAAACTCAAGCACCTGACTCCGATGGTGGCGACCTTCTCCGAGAACAAGGACTTCGCCACCACCATGACCCCTGGCGGCTACCACAGTTTCGAACACCGCTGGGCCGTGGACCAGGCCTTTGAACTGCACCTGAAGCTGGGCAAAGCCAACATCCAGTCCCGTATCCACCAGCTCAACAGCTATCTCAAGCAACGCCTGCAGGAACACCCCGGCATCGAACTGGTGACCCCACTGAGCCCGGAGCATTCGGCCGGCTTCACCTTCTTCCGCGGCAAGGACCTTGATACCGATGCCACCGCCGCCTGGTTGATCAAGAACCGCGTCCTGGTCGACGCCGTGCACCGCGATGCCGGACCAGTGGTGCGCATGGCTCCCGGGCTGCTCAACAGCACAGAAGACATCGACCGTGCCATGGACCTACTTGGCAAGCGCTTGCGCAGCAAGAGCGTCTGA
- the pvdM gene encoding pyoverdine-tailoring dipeptidase-like protein PvdM has translation MSKISGKKTLYLSLLILIVAALGAGAGTAWHYYWKDRVSYPSEIVKHANDLQERIISFDSHITVPLDFGTEGTEADKDTHRQFDLVKAGRGRMSGAALSILAWPEMWNGPNAPHHPTAGFAEEARHQRETRYRIIQGMVRDFPNQAAIAYTPADLRRIASEGKLAVVISLLNAYAMGNDLDELDKWAARGMRLFGFSYVGNNDWADSSRPLPFFNDTRDALGGLSPIGKQAVERLNDLGVVIDVSQMSSKALEDVAALTRAPVVASHSAPRSLVDIPRNLSDKELQVIKATGGVIQVVGFSTYLRPLSQPTLDKLNALRQRFDLGPLQGLENALMPGDAVITIWPEQRFGEYASSLYGILDEEPKASLKDYIDAIDYTVKKVGIDHVGISSDFNEGGGVNGWMSVADNRNVTAELIQRGYTDIEIAKLWGENYLRVWEQVQKLAKPAKTSIQPGTAG, from the coding sequence ATGAGCAAAATATCTGGAAAGAAAACCCTCTATCTGAGCCTGCTGATACTGATCGTCGCCGCCCTCGGTGCCGGAGCCGGAACCGCCTGGCACTACTACTGGAAGGACCGCGTGTCCTACCCCAGCGAAATCGTCAAACATGCCAACGATCTGCAGGAACGCATCATTTCCTTCGACAGCCATATCACCGTGCCGTTGGATTTCGGCACCGAAGGCACTGAAGCCGACAAGGACACTCATCGCCAGTTCGACCTGGTCAAGGCCGGACGCGGCAGGATGTCCGGCGCGGCCCTGAGCATCCTCGCCTGGCCGGAGATGTGGAATGGCCCCAACGCCCCCCACCACCCCACCGCCGGTTTCGCCGAAGAAGCTCGTCACCAACGCGAGACCCGCTACCGGATCATCCAGGGCATGGTGCGCGATTTCCCCAATCAGGCCGCCATTGCCTACACCCCCGCCGATCTGCGCCGCATCGCCTCCGAAGGCAAGCTGGCCGTGGTGATCAGCCTGCTCAACGCCTATGCGATGGGGAACGATCTCGACGAGCTGGACAAGTGGGCCGCCCGCGGCATGCGCCTGTTCGGCTTCAGCTATGTCGGCAACAACGACTGGGCCGACTCTTCGCGCCCCTTGCCATTCTTCAATGACACCCGGGACGCGCTCGGAGGTCTCTCGCCCATCGGCAAGCAGGCCGTGGAGCGGCTCAATGACCTGGGGGTGGTGATCGACGTTTCGCAGATGTCCAGCAAGGCCCTGGAGGATGTTGCAGCCCTGACCCGAGCTCCGGTAGTGGCCTCGCACTCCGCACCCAGGTCGCTAGTGGATATCCCACGCAATCTCAGCGACAAGGAACTACAAGTCATCAAGGCTACAGGAGGCGTCATCCAGGTCGTGGGGTTCTCCACCTACCTGCGCCCACTCAGCCAGCCGACCCTGGACAAGCTGAACGCACTGCGCCAGCGCTTCGATCTGGGCCCACTGCAAGGACTGGAAAACGCCCTGATGCCAGGAGACGCTGTCATCACTATCTGGCCGGAACAACGCTTTGGCGAATATGCCAGTTCGCTGTACGGCATCCTCGACGAAGAACCCAAGGCGAGCCTCAAGGACTATATCGATGCCATCGACTACACGGTGAAGAAGGTCGGCATCGATCACGTCGGCATCAGCTCCGACTTCAACGAAGGTGGCGGCGTCAACGGCTGGATGAGCGTGGCGGACAACCGCAACGTCACCGCAGAGCTGATTCAACGCGGCTACACGGACATCGAGATCGCCAAGCTCTGGGGTGAAAACTACCTGCGCGTCTGGGAACAAGTGCAGAAGCTGGCCAAGCCCGCCAAGACCTCCATACAGCCCGGCACCGCCGGCTGA